One Rhizobium leguminosarum genomic region harbors:
- a CDS encoding Mu transposase C-terminal domain-containing protein, with product MPKPFQDRGPGHDSSDVQWLTARRTARELDRILEAGGSRKDAIARAAAELRLTSRQVYNLLARYRAERKVTALLPRTGSDRRKRLPEAVEEVISATLREQWLTLEAPPLAPVVAEIRARCEEAGHPLPSYVSVARRIPSLFSVEEIAKKRSANPKHVLRLKPRPGYIHAPNPLDVCQIDHTPTDINFVEVVDGAGVFVGRPYLTIVTDVATRAILGFCLTLEKPSVLSVALCLAQAICRKDTWLATRNLNYAWPMFGRPKLLVTDSAKEFKGHAFQRGCDDYGIRIRYRDRGRVHQGGVVERLLGKLNGVLGTYPGSSGRSVADRDEYPSERRACLSFADLERCVALAIIDHNLQENPKTLKVPIIEWQRDNMALPDCNDEPQQVLLSFLPGTERQLSAQGISMFALHYYSPWLGSLVPERDRLGKLEVRYDPRDISHVYVRDPETRLFRPVERRDGHFVPLTLWEHDAERGRRRAINLRSSVDKVAFRREIAAIAAAAKPSKRELRDAVRRAHAAAAQKPYAATEAQAPDHKAHPMRQKNRLPVEDW from the coding sequence ATGCCAAAGCCATTTCAAGATCGTGGACCAGGCCATGACTCTTCTGATGTCCAATGGCTTACTGCACGCCGGACCGCTCGCGAGCTGGACCGTATTTTGGAAGCGGGCGGATCGCGAAAGGACGCTATAGCTCGAGCGGCAGCCGAACTCCGGCTGACATCGCGACAAGTCTATAACCTCCTGGCCCGTTATCGCGCAGAGCGGAAAGTAACTGCACTGCTGCCTCGCACTGGCTCCGATCGGCGCAAACGACTGCCGGAAGCGGTCGAAGAAGTCATCAGCGCGACGCTGCGCGAGCAGTGGCTTACGCTCGAGGCGCCGCCTCTCGCACCTGTCGTCGCCGAGATCCGCGCTCGATGTGAGGAAGCCGGCCATCCATTGCCGTCCTATGTATCAGTCGCACGGCGTATCCCGTCGTTGTTCTCGGTTGAAGAGATTGCGAAGAAGCGCTCGGCCAACCCGAAGCACGTGCTGCGGCTCAAGCCGCGACCGGGCTATATCCATGCACCAAACCCGCTCGACGTCTGCCAGATCGACCATACGCCGACCGACATAAATTTCGTGGAGGTTGTCGACGGGGCCGGAGTTTTCGTCGGCCGCCCGTACCTCACAATCGTCACCGATGTAGCGACACGTGCCATTCTTGGTTTCTGTCTCACCCTGGAAAAGCCGTCAGTCCTGTCCGTCGCGCTTTGTCTCGCGCAGGCGATATGCCGGAAAGATACGTGGCTCGCCACGCGCAATCTCAACTATGCCTGGCCAATGTTCGGTCGGCCGAAGCTGCTCGTTACCGACTCGGCCAAGGAGTTCAAGGGACACGCCTTCCAACGCGGCTGCGACGATTACGGCATCCGTATCCGCTATCGCGATCGTGGCCGGGTCCATCAAGGGGGCGTTGTCGAGCGACTGCTGGGCAAACTCAACGGAGTTCTTGGCACATATCCCGGCTCCTCAGGCCGCTCGGTGGCCGATCGCGACGAATACCCGTCAGAACGACGCGCTTGCCTGAGTTTCGCCGATCTGGAGCGCTGCGTAGCGCTGGCAATCATCGATCACAACCTCCAGGAAAATCCCAAGACGCTGAAGGTGCCGATTATCGAATGGCAGCGCGACAATATGGCCCTGCCTGATTGCAACGATGAGCCGCAGCAGGTGCTGTTGTCGTTTTTGCCCGGGACCGAACGGCAATTGTCGGCCCAAGGGATCAGCATGTTCGCCTTGCACTATTATTCGCCATGGCTCGGTTCCCTCGTTCCAGAGCGAGATCGGCTTGGAAAGTTGGAGGTGCGATACGATCCCCGTGACATCAGCCATGTCTACGTCCGTGACCCGGAAACCCGATTGTTTCGCCCGGTCGAGCGACGTGACGGCCACTTCGTGCCGCTGACCCTGTGGGAACATGATGCGGAGCGCGGGCGCCGACGCGCGATCAACCTGCGCTCGAGCGTCGACAAGGTGGCGTTTCGTCGTGAGATCGCAGCCATCGCCGCTGCTGCAAAGCCTTCTAAACGCGAGCTGCGCGATGCGGTGCGCAGAGCACATGCTGCCGCAGCACAGAAACCTTACGCTGCCACCGAGGCGCAAGCACCGGATCACAAAGCACATCCAATGCGACAGAAGAACCGGCTACCCGTGGAAGACTGGTGA